The Glycine soja cultivar W05 chromosome 19, ASM419377v2, whole genome shotgun sequence genomic sequence GTTCATGAACATGGAGAACCAAACAATCAAAGTGGGTCATCTTCATATTTTGAAACTATTAGTAGCCAACTTTCAGAAAATCAAGAGTAGTCAAATCCTTATCAGAACAGAGGCAATGCTAGTACAAATAACCTTTATGAAGGCTTGATATTTGAATCAAAACAAGCAGTTGTGGATGCCATTCAACAATTTCATTTTgtcaattcatttatttttcatgtgGTAAAGAACAAGAGTGACAAGTATGTTGTCATGTGTAATCAATATGGTAATGGATGTAACTGGAGGGTGAGAGTATCGTTAAGAAAAATACACAACAGGTGGGAgttgaagaaaataaatggtATTCACACTCACACAACTTCTATCATATCAAAAGATCATGTTAGGTTAGACTCATCTGTAAttgcttataatattttttatttagtgaaAACAAATCTTGGTCTATCGAAATCAAAACCTTGATTGCAAGCATGCTACAATGGTTTGGTTATActgtttcataaaaaaaatatgcataacTAAATAAAAAGCCCTTGAAATGACATTTGGAAGTTAGGAACAATCATACAGTTATTTGCCTATATGGATGGCAGTTGCTTAACACTTTGTATCAGGTACAATAGTAAGATACAAAACTTCTTCTTCAATGGAGGATGGCGAGGATGAGTCTCCTAAGGTGATTCTTAATCGTGTATTTTGGACTTTTAAGTCATGCATTGAAGGCTTTCAATATTGCAAGTCAATTGTGCAAGTAGATGGAACATTTTTAACTGGAAAATATCGTGGTATTTTGTTGACTACCATTGGACAAGATGGTAGCAGGAACAATTTTTCACTTGCTTTTGCAATTGTTGAAAGCGAGACCAAAGAAGCTTGAATGTGGTTCTTGCATTATATGAGGAAATATGTTACACCTCAACCAAATTTGTGTATTATATTAGACAGGGGAACCTACTAGTAGTTTTGCAATCATAATGAGTTGGGTGGATTGGACCAGATGTTTCCTCTGTGTATTGCATTCACCACATTGCatcaaatttcaacaaatagtttaaaaatgttgacttaaaaaaaacaagtcatCAATATGGGTATGCTTCTAACCATTTCATGCATCAAAAGCTTGctattgttttatctttttccaTAGGATATGATATGAGGAAACCACGATTTGAGGCAAAGTTTCTTGCAATGCGAGCAGAGTTTCCATAAGCAGCAAATTGGTTGGACCAGATTCCCAAGAGTAAATGGACTCAGGCCTAAGATGAAGGAAAACAGTATGACCATATGACTACCAACCCTGCCAAATGTatgaattatgttttgaaaGGAGCCCGAGCATTACCTATTACTGCCTTAGccaatgaaatatttaataaaataaatgattcatTTGTTACTAATGACATgaaaatcatgaatatgataaaggcAGGACATAGGTACTTTGAAGACGTATATGTCATGATGCAAGAAAATCAACACATTGTTACCTCACATTATGTTCACATGTATGTTCGAGAAAGAGGGGAGTTTGAGgttcaagaaattataaataggcAGCTTGGTCAACAAGCAATGGCATATACTGTCAAATTGAATGAATGGTCATGTGATTGTGGACAATTTCAAGCATTTCGAATTCATTGGTTGCATGTGATTGTAGCATGTGCtttttacaatttatattatGATGACTTTGTTGATCTTGTATACAAGTTGAAAAACATTTCAAAGTTTATGAGCATCACTTTCTTTCCCTTTGAAGTGAAGACAAATGACCTCAATATTTAGGTCAATATTTTATGTCTGATTATTCGAAATGACTCGTAAAGGCCAGTCACTACTCGTATAAATAATGAGATGGACAAACCAATTCTAAATAGGCTTAAGAAATGCTCATTGTGTAGAAGTGAAAGATATAATCGTAGTAATTGTCCATACAAACAAATAGATGACCAATATAGTTTCTACTTTTtatgtttctctttaatttgtattgttcattctatattaatgtattatgttgtttttaatttaaaaactacttttattactaaattattagATGTTGTTAATAGTAATTtcctttaaacaaaataaataatattatttcataaattataagttaatattagtaacaaaatattttaatatttgatttaaaattttagtttttaaaatttaagtatttaaaataaaacaaatattcaaaaaaatattaaatatcattaagttacttttttatttcatttaaaaaaaaccaaattcaataacattattaaaagattatctaaattttaaatatataaaatatattaaataaaacaatattaaaaaaatatataacatattaaataaaaccataaaaaatatacaacatattaaatcaaactaataacaagtaaaattaaaaatatttatttaataaataaataaaattatttataatttttaaaaaattgaaagcaaaagtaaataaaatacaagtaattaaagcgtaaaacacaaaaaaaaaaatattacgacttcaaagtcgtaaaatataaaaaaaaacttacgacttcaaaattgtaaaagaaaaaaaaataaaaataaataactaacgattttgaagttgtaaataaaaaaatattaagctgAAGTTGTAAACAATTTTACGACTTTAgtggaacaaaataaaaaatagtaagtcATAACAGATATTACGACTTGTAACTCAGAAGTCGTAGCACCTATTACGATTTAtctcatttttataaataatttgaaaatgacccatatgaaaaaaaaaaaaaaaataccccaAATGGTAAAACTCCCTAATAAAAATGTTGAAGTAATGAAAGTGAGTACAAACTACTACTAAGtgcaattatttttggattgtttaggagtgagagagagagagagaaaaagagagatatatttagtaaataacataaatatccCTATATAAAATGgagtattgttaaaaaaatattatttgtaaataaaactaatccactaaaaatattttaatttagtttatttactaatttttcttaattttttaaattaatttttaatttcattattaattcttataataagaaaattttaaaataaaggacAAGGatgcatatatttaaattattaacaaaagaCGCGGGAGGTTGATGATATTTGCAGGTTAAATTGTCTAATTTATTCTTTGATATTAAATAGTTTAAGCGAGTTATGAGTCTGATGTTTGCTAACCGAACCAACTTCTTGGCTCAAATTGTCCAAAATTTGAAACTACGCACAACAATCAAagcaaattcaataaaataatttccaaaTAGTTTAGAGGGAAATAGGTTAATGTAAACttttaagaatcaaattaattaatagctTCTGGATTTTTCTGAATTAATAGCATAAGAAACTATTTGTAAAAGGagtataatttaaacaaacaatTGACTCTTTTGTAAGTTTGGATATATACTTTGATGCTTAAATGTACAAAGTGGTCgacaacttattttttgctATCAACATATCCATTTTAGtgaaattgaataaaatctTCGCGTCACGGAGTATTCGGTGATTGCAGTGATGCGTTTCACAACGATTCAACGAATATGATCTAAAGAGTAAACGCTATAAAGCcagtataataataaatgttttcaaTTTGAGGGATTATATCTGTATGGCAAGTATAATTTTTTCACAACAGAACAAAATTGGAAGAACAAAAACAGAAGTATAAGATAGAGTATGTATTTGATTTGCCATTTTATTCCGTTGAACGTGAATTGCGAAGAGGTGTATTTATGTTAATGTGATTTGAAAAGAGGGAAACAGGCAAAAACAACACTAACAATACTAGTAGTTCAATTTTCCCATAGCAAGTTTTCAAATCCTAGCTAATGTGGAACAAAAATTATGTGACTTACGAATACAAACGAGATTTGCTGAATTCGGCATAAGTAAGCCATCACGTATATTAATTAAGCAAGCAACAAAGAAATCACTGAACATGGACTAATAGAAAAGAAGAACACTATGCTCTATGCTCTAGTGGATGAAATTCACAACCCCTTTAAGACAAGTACCATGGTACATGCTCAAACAACAACTATGCTACTTAAGAAGGCACAACATAGTAGAACACCAACAATGGCACCTGCACAATTCAACCTAGCTGAAGCAGAAGACTTCTTGCCCTCAAACTCTCCTGAACTGGGTGCCGGTGCTGGTGCCTCGGCCTCAAAAGGAGCACCAGAACTCATTGGTTGATTGGCTCTTGGAGTGGGGAAAAATGAGGAAATATCTGGGGCAGTCACATAAGGCAAAACACCAGGAGAAGCTGAAATTGTAGGCTCACTAGTTGAACTTGAACTCACACCCTTTGAATTGGTAAGCAAGATAACCAAAATGGCaaggtaaaataataacttGATCATAGTAGCAGCCATGAGTCACTAAACTCTCAGAATTTTGGCTAAAcagaagggtgcagaatgaagATAGTTATAATGGAGTCTAGTAATGTGTTTGTTTcaagataaagataaagatataatataaagcagtaacaatatatatatagcagCGTGGATGATGTTGTGACAGTTTAATTTTTAGGTGCATTTGGTGAGCATCACGGGGTAAGCAAGAGGGGTGtagtatataaaattaattatctctTTTGCATCCATATTTATTAAAACCTTCTGTTTCTCTTGATTTGTCGGTTGTCATCAGTGCAAAAGAGATTCCATTTTTCTAAGGGCAATGAGGAGATTGAAACTGTGCTGGGGACAATGCACTTGCTTGTACTGCTGCCACGATGAGATTCATTTAACAGTTCACATGGTGAGGGCTTTGGATTCTTTTTAATAGAAGGGGCCCCAGTTTTTTTTGGCCTTGTGGTAGTACACCCTACCATGTGAGTACTAGACCATGGTACATGATGAGGATATTCATCCTATCTTCCGGTTTTCAAATAGAGGCACATATATGCATGTCTAATGTAAAATATAACaggcaaaaatttaaaattctcccTCCATACATATCAAACTCTTCCATGGCACCCATAAAGTTTGACACAATCTGTAGATGGTTAAATCCCTTGAGTATGTTCACTACAATGTTGTTTGGATGAACTTCTCAATAAAtgtttatatagaaaaaaatacaaaaggtaaaaattattaagattcTACGTAAGCTAAAATCAGTTTATgtacttcaatttttataaaagttgtCATTTAACTTTTccaacaattttattaaatttaaagtgcatgagttgattttaacttgtaaAAAGTTTCTTTCGTtagttcattttaatttattattttgttatcatgtgtttaatgaaaattttatctaAGCAAAGTCTAAGGTTCAATTCCtagttgaataaaattgataaaattgttttttggaGTTTGGTTTAAGGGAATGAATTTACACTGCAAGTGATTTGAGATGAAAGTTGTGAATTGGGATGTTTGGAGGGGGTCATATGAagctaaaatatttgaaaaagatGTGGGTAAGGGAGTGAAAGTATGGGTTGGTGAGAGAAAATCGTGAGTGTACATTGCATACTGCTGAGAGgacatttgattatttttctattagttttttttatttatctattagtttaattcaattatttatttattttttaagctcTATTTCATCTCAATCAAACAACTAActtaatgttttctttcatttctttttattccttttcatCCCCTTACACTTCCATCACTCTCTAATAAACACACTCTAAGTGATTTGCATGTCTCAACAAGAATTAGTCTCATTGTTATTTGGAAATACTCCTATAGCAGATTTGCACATGTATGCACATACACAATAATTCTTCTAGACCAACAACAATAAAGTGTGTTGCAATGTTGCACTTGTTAGCTTCACCTATAGTAGAGTAGGAAATGTGAATCCTTGAAGCAAAGATAACATAGTAATTGAAAAATCACCGAGACCATGTGAATGTCACATGACCGAATGGACTGCAGCATGGTCCACAAGGCAAAGGTACAGAGAAGTGAAAAACGCCATTTCAAAGTTAAAAGACAACAAAGAGTATGGGTGTAAACTCGGAGGTTTTCTGCTGATGATCTCACCGCTCCTATGGTCCCTTTCTATTGAATTTGAATAGTCCAAGATAGTTTcagaacaaaatataatttttgtaacgATCTTTGATTGGTAATAGAATAATTACAATGTCAAAATTCTTAATCCAAAGCAATTGTACCTTCTGAAGTACATGCAATACAGAAGCAACTTTCGTAAAACTacaaatgaaagataaatgatCCAACTATCCAAACTATTGCATCATTTCCCTACCTGGTGTTGACCAATG encodes the following:
- the LOC114399659 gene encoding uncharacterized protein LOC114399659 yields the protein MAATMIKLLFYLAILVILLTNSKGVSSSSTSEPTISASPGVLPYVTAPDISSFFPTPRANQPMSSGAPFEAEAPAPAPSSGEFEGKKSSASARLNCAGAIVGVLLCCAFLSSIVVV